In Dermatophilus congolensis, a genomic segment contains:
- a CDS encoding primosomal protein N' has product MASEDAAPDLLHMGLDLDTGPVTVTKKTHEGVPLAPENPVARVVVSLGLPQLDQTFDYLVPATMDHSAQPGVRVCVPFSGRELNGFLIERTDTSDHHGSFSLIRRVVGSEQVLTPEILTLAQKIAHAHAGTLEDVLRLAIPPRHATAERDLPLTRPNDPAPLPPPTSQPWQRYPAGEHLLRHLREGDNPAAAWVASPGLPHDEDWPYAFAHLAAATLNSGRGALIVAPDHRDVATLDTALTAVLGPDQHVCLTASQGPSARYTAWLKVLRGHVRCVVGTRAAAFAPVTNLGLVAWWSDGDHCLAEPHAPYPHVRDILRTRRELNNCALFVGGWTRTTHTQAWIDDGWIHPISEDPTQRRHRAAPITIAGEHAQEERYGPGAHARIPSLAWRAAKAALAHGPVLVHVPRRGYVPSIRCTSCALPARCPDCHGPLSFPTADAPPTCRWCATTVPRYQCPDCHGFRLRATVIGSERTAEELGLAFPGVPVRFSVGADIKDSVPPTPALVVATPGAEPAVDGGYAATIILDAWSALGHACLDVGEEALSRWMSAAALTRPRSRGGRVILAGVPDSTALTPVEAFVRWAPEWFSSRELADRCGLDLPPLMWPAKLTGNYGALTDALNTMQTDLRDTNARVFGPALLATGESKDEDTPVSERPAAALVTCDLEHRECVAALLAAMRATRAARQEPQVRVRVGDADLEALA; this is encoded by the coding sequence ATGGCCAGCGAAGACGCAGCCCCAGATCTGCTTCACATGGGCCTGGACCTGGACACCGGGCCGGTCACAGTCACTAAAAAGACCCACGAGGGCGTTCCCCTTGCGCCTGAAAATCCAGTCGCTCGCGTCGTCGTCAGCCTTGGCCTACCGCAACTAGACCAAACCTTCGACTATCTCGTTCCAGCAACGATGGACCACAGTGCCCAACCAGGTGTACGAGTGTGCGTTCCCTTCTCCGGCCGAGAACTCAACGGATTCCTCATCGAACGCACAGACACCAGCGATCATCACGGCAGCTTCTCTCTCATCCGCCGTGTAGTAGGCAGTGAACAGGTCCTCACCCCTGAAATCCTCACACTCGCCCAAAAGATAGCCCACGCCCACGCAGGCACACTTGAGGACGTCCTACGTCTAGCGATCCCACCCCGCCATGCCACCGCAGAACGCGACCTGCCCCTGACAAGACCAAACGACCCTGCCCCGCTACCGCCACCTACCAGCCAACCATGGCAGCGCTATCCAGCGGGAGAGCATTTACTGCGGCACCTACGCGAAGGCGACAACCCTGCAGCAGCCTGGGTCGCCTCACCTGGCCTACCACATGACGAAGACTGGCCATACGCGTTCGCGCACCTGGCCGCCGCCACACTCAACTCCGGTCGCGGGGCCCTCATCGTTGCCCCAGACCACCGTGACGTCGCCACCCTCGACACCGCCCTAACCGCCGTTCTCGGGCCAGACCAGCACGTATGCCTCACCGCAAGTCAAGGCCCATCAGCCCGATACACGGCCTGGCTGAAAGTACTCCGCGGCCACGTCCGCTGCGTAGTCGGCACCCGCGCAGCAGCTTTCGCCCCCGTAACCAACCTCGGACTCGTTGCATGGTGGTCCGACGGTGACCACTGCCTAGCCGAACCACATGCTCCCTACCCGCACGTGCGCGACATCCTCCGCACCCGCCGCGAACTCAACAACTGCGCCCTGTTCGTTGGCGGCTGGACACGCACAACCCATACCCAAGCCTGGATCGATGACGGATGGATCCACCCCATCAGTGAAGACCCCACCCAGCGCCGCCACCGAGCCGCCCCCATCACCATCGCCGGTGAACATGCACAAGAAGAGCGCTACGGCCCCGGAGCCCACGCCCGCATCCCCTCACTGGCCTGGCGTGCTGCTAAAGCAGCACTGGCACACGGCCCCGTCCTAGTTCACGTCCCGCGACGCGGATACGTCCCGTCCATCCGATGCACCTCATGCGCGCTGCCTGCCCGCTGCCCCGACTGCCACGGGCCGCTGTCTTTTCCCACCGCTGACGCGCCGCCCACCTGCCGCTGGTGCGCCACGACAGTGCCGCGATACCAATGCCCGGACTGCCACGGCTTTCGACTACGGGCCACTGTCATCGGCAGTGAACGCACCGCTGAAGAACTTGGCCTAGCGTTCCCCGGCGTGCCCGTTCGATTCTCCGTCGGAGCAGACATAAAAGACTCAGTACCCCCCACTCCAGCCTTGGTTGTCGCAACACCAGGAGCCGAACCAGCTGTTGATGGTGGTTACGCAGCCACCATCATCCTCGACGCATGGTCTGCACTTGGGCATGCCTGCCTCGACGTCGGTGAAGAAGCGCTATCCCGATGGATGAGTGCCGCCGCACTCACCCGGCCACGCAGCCGAGGGGGGCGCGTCATACTCGCAGGTGTTCCCGACAGCACTGCACTAACTCCAGTAGAAGCTTTCGTGCGCTGGGCGCCGGAATGGTTTTCCAGTAGAGAACTAGCCGACCGGTGCGGCCTGGACCTGCCTCCGCTCATGTGGCCAGCCAAACTCACCGGCAACTACGGTGCCCTCACCGATGCGTTAAACACCATGCAAACAGACCTCCGTGACACTAATGCCCGCGTTTTTGGCCCCGCCCTGTTAGCCACGGGCGAGAGCAAAGATGAAGACACTCCCGTCTCGGAACGACCCGCAGCTGCCCTAGTAACTTGCGACCTCGAGCATCGAGAGTGTGTGGCTGCCCTCTTGGCGGCGATGCGCGCCACTCGAGCAGCCAGACAGGAACCACA